TACTTTCATTCGGCGGCTCCAGCGTGAGATCGGCTAAGAAGTCGCTCAATTGCTGGTAACGTTCGGCCATGATGCTGAGATGTTCAAGATCCCGGATGCGTTTCGGGTAGTCATCGTACTGATCCTTGAGTATGGGAAGGTAATATTCCAGCGTTTCGCTGATGAGCTCTGTGGGGCGCGGGGTATCATGGCCGGCAATATTTTCCAGCAGGGCGGCTAACTGTCTGAGGCCATGCGCGGATCGTCCTGTTCCACTTTTCAGCACTTCATAGGGTTGCGTGGTGATGAGCAATGAGGCGATTAGGTCCTTGGCCTTTTTAGGGCCAACGCCTTCGATTAACAAGAGGATACGGTTCCAACTCACCGAATCCAGCGGATTGTGCATGACCCGCAGGTATGCCAAGAGGTCTTTCACATGAGCGGTTTCGATGAACTTGAACCCGCCGCGCTTGATGAATGGGAGGTTACAGCGGGTGAGTTCCAGCTCGAGATCAAACGCGTTAAAACTGGATCGGAAGAGCACGGCGATCTCATCGAGCCCGATGCCTTCTTCTCGAAGCTCTAAAATTTTTTGGGCGATGAATCGGGATTGCGCATTCTCGCCCACGGCTTGAACGAGAACGGGAAGTGGCCCGTCGGTTTTTTTTGTGAAGAGTTCTTTCGTATATTTTTCAGGCGCGTTGGCGATGATGCCATTGGCCAATTGGAGCACGGGTTGCGTGCTGCGATAATTTTCTTCGAGCTTGTAGATGGTGGTGTCGGGAAAGAGCTCAGGAAACTCCATGATGTTGCGGAAGGTCGCTCCGCGAAAGGCATAGATGGATTGCGAGTCATCGCCGACGACCATCACGTTGTCATGCGTGGCGGCTAGTTTGCGCACCACATCGGCTTGGAGCCGATTGGTGTCTTGATATTCGTCGACGAGGATGTACCGGAAAATTTGGGAAATATTATGACGCGCCGTGTCGTCCGTGTAGAGCAGCGTGCGGAGTTTGACGAGTAGGTCGTCATAGTCGACTAATTGCCGCTGTTGCTTGGCGGCTTCGTAGGCCTGGTGGAGCTTCGTGAGTTCCTCGAGAAACTCGGCAAAGTGCGAATAGTCGTTTAGGAGAATCGTGTCGACACTTTCCAACGTATTGGCGCTTTTGCTGTATAAGTCCGCGATCGTGCGTTTTCGTGGAAATCGTTTTCCGATTTCATTGAGTCCGAGTTGTCCGCGAAGAAGATTGATGAGATCTTCGGAATCTCCGCGATCGAGGATCGTGAATCCAGGGTCGAGTCCGACCGCGCGTCCATAGCGTCGCAATAAGATATTGGCGACTGAATGGAATGTGCCTCCGGCGACTTGTTCGCTGCGTCCCCCTATCAGGTGTCCTACGCGGTCCAGCATTTCCTGGGCGGACTTGCGCGTGAACGTCAGAAGCAGGATGGACGCAGGGTTGATGCCGATATCGATCAAGCGGGCGACCCGGTAGACGAGCGTTCGCGTTTTGCCGCTTCCGGCCCCGGCAATCACCAAGGCTGGGCCCTCCACGGCTTCGACGGCTGCTAATTGTTGTGGATTCAGCTCTTCGGCGTAATTCAGAGACAGGGTGGGGCTGGGACGTTCGACCGCGGGACGCTTGAGGACGTAAAGCTTTTGGCCGGGTGCGGTCGAATCCATAAATACTCGTGAATCGTCGTCCGTTATTTGTGTTCCGTGAATGGTTTTTGGGGGGTCTTACGAGCAACGCCTCACGGATACTGCGATACGTTTTTCTAGCATACGAGTTCCGGGGTTGCAATGTTCAGTTCATCGAGCGTGGGGCGCCCTTGGACAGGTTCCGAAAACATAGGGTATAATCCTCAGATAATCTTCAGCAGAGAAGGAAATCATGATGAAAGGCCCCGATACGTACAAACCAGTCTTAAAAGACCTTGCCAATACCATGCTCGGAATATCCCGTGAGTCCGTGTCGCTCATGAAGCGAAGTGACCAGCAACGTTCGCTCAAGCTCACACGAGGCCAAGAGTGGGAAATCTATCTGGAATTCCTCCGCGTACAATTTAATCTAGTCGACCGTCTTTCGGCCTTTCATATTCCCCTTCAAGATCAACCCGAATTCATGAATAGTTTAGAAGATAACGTGACGACCGAATTACGTGCCGTACTCACGCCAACGATGAGTGCCGCGGAAGTCGATGATATGGAGGTCACGTTAGCTGTTGGAAAAACGGTAGCGGAGAGTCGACAGATTTATGAGCGGTATAAATTTGTCGTGACTGAGCAGTCTAAGGAGCGGGATGCATTGTTTCATGCATTTGCGGCTCGTGTCGCCGATAAAATGGGAGCTGGAAAGAGCGATGGCCTAGCCTCCGCAGCCTTTCTCTGCGCAAGTTCCGTCGTGCCAGCCTTATCGAAACTTTTTGAAGACGCGTCGAATCCACCGTCGCCTGCTGTCAAAACGGAGGCTGTCGAGGCGGTGGCGAGTGCTGTGTCGGATGAGCGGTCAGCCAGTGCGGAGTCCAAGAGTTCGGCCAGCGCAGAGTCCAAGAGTTCCGAAGGCGCGCAAATCATCAAACTCGTTCGCGTGATGTCTAAGATTTCCGGGGAAGAGGTCGATTCCTGGTGGGGAATTCACCCGCAGTTTCAACGAGACCTTCAACCTCAAGAGGTCAAAGAGCTGGCAAAACATATGAACCGGGTCACTCGCATTATTGGTGAACGATTCGCCGTGGTTGCCTCTCTCGCGCAAGCGGGGAGTGGCAGTGACCAGCCTGTCGGAAATGCCTGATGTTGAGAGTCCTCCTGCCCTGAGTCAATATATTCTTACTTCGACACCTTGTCTGTGTCTGTTCGCCTTGTCAATCACGGTGTGCGTCAATCTATCGCCTAATCTGTCCCAATCGTTCAGTCAAGTGGAGGGCATGTTGTGAAAATTCTTTTTCTCCTCGTTGCCTTTGTCATGGTGTTTGGGTTTGGGTATTACACGGGACAACGTCCTGAAGAAATTAAGCAGAAAATACGTGAATTTTCAGGAGAGGTCCTGAAGCAGACGATAGGCTTTGATAAAGGGTTTTCGGTGCGGCGGGACTTTCTTCAAGCCAAGGCCAGACTTATCGAGGGGAAGTCACAGTTGTTAGACGGAAATTATAAAGAGGCCGCAAAGGAACTCGGACAAGCCTTTGACCATTTAGGACAAGCACAGACTGCCGCGGGAGATGGACATGCGGGAAAGCAGGTGGAGAAACTTATGCATGAGATCTTGGAAGCCCAATTACTACTAGCCAAGGGCAAGCAAGTTTCCCGAGAAACGTTTAATGCCTTCCAGGAAAAGCTTGATTCGCTCCTTCCTTAGGCGAATCAAGCCATGTTTCGGGAAGTTCGTACCCTTCCCCGCTGAATATCAACAATGACAGGATGCTTCCAGTCTAAGCTGCACTCACGGGCTGTTTTTTCCAGGCGCTGAGCATGCGTTCAATGCGCATTTGCACGACAATATCGGGATCTTTGAGTAGCGGTTTAATCGCATCCCGTCCCCTGGGGTCACCGATTTTTTCTAAGGCGGCGGCCGATGTTAACCGAATCCACCAATCTTCATCCTTCAGTTTTTCAATCAACGGTTCAACCGCAGCAGGATCTTTAATTTCTCCTAACGCCAGGATGGATTGCTTTCGAACAAATTCGTCTTTGTCATCCAGGGCTGAAATTAATCGTTCGACGGCTGGCTGGCCGAGTTCGGATAGTGCCCTCGTCGCGTCGTCTTTAAATTCATCATTCTTCAGCATAGACATGAGTGGGTCGAGGACCCGCTCATCATTAATTTTCCCCAGTGTTTTAATGGCGTACTTTCTGGAATCCCAATCCCGTAGATATCTCAATAAGAGCTCGACGGCAGGCGATCCGATCATGGCAAGGGCTTCAACCGCCGCTTCTCTGACCTGCCAATCGCCATCGCGCAAGCAGCGAACGAGCGGTTCAATACATCGCTCGTCTCCCATTTCTCCGAGAGTAATGACGGCTTCTTGCCGAACGACCCAGTCTGTATCCTGTAACAAATCAACCTGGATGTCGATTTCATCTTTGACTTTCTCTTCTTCGAGTTCTTCTTCGCCTTCCTCCTCGGTCCCTTCTTCTTCCGCACTGGCCTCGACGGGGTCAGTCTGATCTTCTGCCGTCACTGCGTCGGCGACTTCATCCACGAATTCATCGCTGACTTCTGTGGACTCTGCGGAAGTCTCTATCTCTTGTGGTTCTTCTTGGGAGTCTTTGGTTTCATCGCTCATATTCGTCATCCTTCCTTTACCCGGTGCTGTTCGGTGAAATGCCCAGGTCTGATAGAGACCGGTATCAAGGCTATCGCGTTACGATTCTTTTTTGGAAGCCTTTTTCGCAGAGGCCCTGGCTATGCGAGCCTTGGCGCTGCGTACTTTTCGTTGAATGCGTTTTAAACGTTTTCGAAGAGCTCGAACCGCTTCATCGCTTTCTGAACTCTCGTTGCCAGTCTTTTTGTCGTGAATTTTTTTACGTAAAATCTGTTTGTCTTCATCGAGTGACCGAGTCGCCATAGGATAGTCGTGCTCCCTTACGTCAGGATGGTGAATAGCCTTATTATTTAAGGAGTCTAGTCAAGGGCTTGGAGGCCTGTCAACATTGCGAAAATTCTCTGGTTTTTGATATTTAGCAGGGTAAAGAAAAACCCCCGTCCTACACTGAGGACGGGGGTTTTAGTTTTAGACCTAGATACGGTTCTGACAATCAAGAACAGGACTAGGCATTCTTGATTGACGTCTTGATGTTACTTCTTGCAGAAGCTTCTTTCGTAGGCGATGACTTTCCAGGTTTCTTCATCGTTGATCGCACTTGGGTTCAAGGAGACCATTCCGGTTCCTGGGCTACCATGTTTGATGATCCAGAACATTTCGCCGTCTTTTCTCTTCTTGTGGAACTTGCAGTTCGTGAAGTCACGTGGTCCAGGGTTTAAGACCGCTCCGGCAGGACCATCGCCTTTTCCTGACTTACCATGACAGTTCACGCAAGTACCTTTGCCTTCGAAGATTTTCTTTCCTTCAGCAATAATCTCAGGGGATGCTTTGTCAGCTTTCTTGTACAAATCCGTTTTCATCTTCTTGGCCTCGCCCCGTTGATCCGCAGGGACTCGGGGTTTGAGCGGGTCCTTCTCTGCACCAGCGATGGCCATTCCGGCTGAAAGAAATACTGCAGCAGTCAAAAACGCAGTCGCACGCAAAAAGAGCTTCATGAAGACCTCCTTAACATTAAAAAGAACAAGCGTTAGCAAATATTTGCATTCCACCACAATATCAGCTGTCAGGGGGATAGACTGCAGAAGTGGTGAGAAACTTAAAAGCTCACCAATATATCAACCATTTTTTCTTGATGTCAAGGTAAGAGTGAAAAGATCTGTAATTCATTGTAAGATAAGAGGAATTTTTCATTTTTTCCTGTAGAAACGCTTACTGTTGATAGGTGTAAATTACTAATTATTAATTCTTGCAAAAAGTCCGGATATAGGGAATGACGATCCATGCTTCATTCTCAGAAATCGAGGGGACCATGGGAGGCATTGGCCAGCTGCCAAATTTGATGACATAGAATAATTCCCCATCCGTCCGCTTTCGTTGAAACCGACAATTCGTAAAGTCTCGAGGCAAAACCGGGAGAAAGCCTGCTGAAACGCCGTCGCCTTTTCCGGTTTCCCCATGGCAATTCACACAAATACGTTGATAAATCTTTTGCCCTTGCTCGAGTAGCGATTTTTCCACATGTCGTGAATTCTCGAACATCGGGGCTTGAAGATTTCTGTAATGGGTGCGATGTTGGATAGGGACTCGGGGTTTCAGGGGTCTACTTTCAGGTGGTAATGCGTGAACGGAAGTCCAGACCAGTGAAAGGAACGCAATGAAAAGTATCCTAATGAGGGTAGCTTGAAGCTTGCTAAGCATCTAGGGAGTTAAGACGACTTCTCTAACGACTTCGCCAGGTTTACCGAAAGGCCCTCGGGGTTCTCCATTCAATCGAACGGTCGCTCCAGCCGCGTTTCCCAACGTCAGCGTGAATTGTTGTCGAGCCTCCCAGGTCGCGCGTTGTCCGGGTTGGAGGAGCGCTTCTTTGGGACTCGCGTCATCCGATTGGACGACGACCCACGTCAGTTGCGTCGCTTCTATCTCAAGGCGAATGGGCTCCGTCGAAGCCGGTTGCACGAGTTTTGGCTGTTCAGGTACCGGAGGCGGTGGCGGAGGAGGAAGAGCCGCAGATACTCGTGGCTTTGGCGGTTCAGCGACCGGGGAAACTTCTTCCTTCACTTGTGTTGATGAATTTTTGGATGCTTTTGATTCTGGTTCAATGCGAGCCGCTTGGGAGACAGGCGAGACCGGGTCCTTGGGTTGACGATTGGAGGGGACGCTTGCTTGATCTGCAGGAGCAGGCGTCGGCGAGCTTTGCTGTTCTTTGGGCAAGAGGAAACCTAAGGCCACAATGATAATGATCGTGACGATGATCACCACATTGCGATTGAGTTTGCCGCGCTGTTCTTCCTGAATTTGAAGTTGGATTTGCTGTTGAGCCTGTTGTCCACGATGATAGAACTCATGGGAACTTTCCGAAAAGCGGCGAAGGGCGTCTTCTTCGCTAATGTTGAGTGATTTCGCATATGTACGGACGAATCCACGGGCAAAGACTTGTTCCGGAAGTGCTTCGAAGTCCTCATCTTCCAGCGCTTGAAGAAATTTCGGTTGGATCCGTGTCAGAGAGGCTACCTGATCCAGGCTAAGGCCTTGGGTTTCCCGGATCTTTTTGAGGTATGGCCCGATGGACTCGAGCGTGGGCATCGTTGTGTCGCTTGGCCGATCAGTCATGAGTCAGTTCTATGGAATGCGAACACCCGATATACGACGTCTTTATCGAGAGAGACAGCCATGAACGTGCATGCCGGGTTGGGTAAGTTTCGTTGATTTACGAAAGATCATCGAAATGTGTGAGCCGTTTAAACTCTCGAAAGCGATCATCAATTTCTTTACGATCCAGGTCACGCAGGCGATCCAAGCTGAAGGCTTCGACATTAAATGAAGCCATGACGCTCCCAAAAATGATGGCTCGCCGGAGTCCCTCATCGGTCATATCTCCCGTCGAGGCTAGGTGTCCCATGAAACCTCCGGCGAATGTGTCGCCCGCTCCCGTGGGGTCTTTCACCTGTTCTAAGGGAAAAGCCGGCGCACCGAACACTTGATCCCCGGTGAACATGAGGACTCCATATTCCCCTCGTTTAATGATCAAGTGTTTGGGGCCTTTGGCCAGGATTCGTTTAGCCACTTGCACCAGGTTCGGGTCTTCGCCCAGCGCACGTGCCTCGCCATCATTGATGATTAGGATATCAATCTTTTCCAAAACTTGCCAGAGAGCTTCACGTTTTCCGTCGATCCAGAAATTCATGGTATCGCAGGCGACGACTGATGGACGCGTGACTTTTTGCAGGACATCCATCTGGAGCTCTGGATCTATATTTCCGAGGAACAGCATATCAGGATTACGGTATTGTTCTGGAATCTTCGGTCGAAACGTCTCGAGGACGTTGAGGTGCGTTTCGAGGGTATGGGCCTCATTCAGTTGATATGTATATTCGCCTTTCCATCTGAATGTTCGTCCGTCACGTCTTTCAAGTCCATCCAAATTCACCCCCCGACTCCGAAGAAAGGCAAGATGCTCTTCAGGAAAATCTTCACCAACCACGGCGATCAGATCGACCTCTGTGAAAAAGCTGGCGGACGTGGAGAAATATGTCGCAGACCCTCCCAGTACGTCATTGGCCTCTCCAAATGGGGTCCGTACCGTATCAAATGCCATTGAACCGACTACTAATAGTTTTCCCATAATTCGCTTTACCTTTTTGGTGTTTGGGGTTTTCCCCATTGCCGTGAAAAGAATACATGAACGCGTTTTTTTGCCGCTGCCGTGATGGCTTCAGGTGGGGTGACGAGGGCATGCTCCAAGGCTGTCTGACAGGAGCACTGTGGATTTTCAGGCGCCAGGCGCAGCGACGCTTTAAGTACGGCTTGAGCGATTTTCACATTCTTCTTCATGATGTTGAGAATCGCACCGACCGATACCGCCTCTTCAGTCTCATGCCAGCAATCGAAGTCTGTCACGAGGGCCAGCGTGGCATAACACAGTTCGGCTTCTCGAGCGAGTTTGGCTTCGGGAATATTGGTCATCCCGATGATATCAACTCCCCATTGCCGATAAAGTCTGGATTCGGCTTTTGTCGAAAATTGGGGGCCTTCGATGCACAGGTACGTCCCACCTCGGTGAACAATCTGGCCCACTTCTTGACTGGCTTTTTGGAGGGTTGAGGACAGCGCGGAACAAATCGGGTCGGCTAAGGACACATGAGCTACCAGACCTTGATCAAAAAACGTGTGTGATCGTTGGGTTGTCCTGTCGATGAATTGATCAGGGAGAACGAAGTCTCCAGGCTTAATAGTTTCTTTCATACTGCCCACGGCGCTCACCGAAAACACTTGCGAGACACCCAGCGATTTCAGTGCATAGATGTTGGCGCGATAATTGATTTGAGAAGGTGAGATGGTATGGCCCTTCCCATGGCGAGCCAAAAAGGCAAGGCGCTTCCCTGCGATGTTGCCAAGGACGATCCGGTCAGAGATTCGCCCGAACGGCGTCTGAGGTCTGACTTCTTGAACTTGTTCCAGACCTTCCATCTGATACAACCCACTACCGCCGATGATCCCGATGTCGGCCTGAAGTTTCGTAGGCATGAGTCACATCCTCTTAGCGCATGCTGGTGGTCATGAATGTGTGTGTGACGGCACAGCCTCAAGGTTTTGAGGCGCGTTGTCGTGAAGGTGAGTCAGGAATCCTTGAATCACCTCCAGGGCTCGACTCGCTACGTCGGTCGCTGATTCGTGCGCAGCGACGTTCAACCACTGCACGGACGGTTCTTTCCGGAACCAGGTTATCTGACGTTTTGCAAAGTGCCGGGTATCCCGTTTTAATATCCGGACCGCTTCTTCGTAGGAATACTCCCCCATGAGGTATCCGGCCATCTGTTTATACCCAAGGCTCGTCATGGAACTGAGATGTCGATGATACCCCTCGGCGAGTAACCGTTGTGTTTCGTCGATCAAGCCTTTCTCGATTTCCCGTTCAACTCGGTCGTCGATGCGTTGGTACAGATGTTCGCGCTCCATCCGCAATCCGATGACGAGAGCATGATACGGGGCCTCCTGGAAATTATGCTGTTGATGAGCGTCAGAAAGCGGTATACCGAGAGCGTGGTACACTTCCAGCCCACGTTGGACTTTCACATAATCATTCGGATGTAATCGCCGGGCCAAGGCTGGGTCGACCTGGGAAAGTTGCCTATGGACATAGGCAGCTCCTTTCTCACGGGCTTGGAGATCCAGCTGTTTCCGTAAATCCCAGTTCGCTGGTGGCCCTGTCCAAAGACCATGCAGCAACGTGCGAATATACAGCCCTGTTCCTCCAGCGACCAATGGAATCTTCCCATGTTTATGAAGACCCTCAATCATATGTCTCGCATGCTGCCGGTAATCACCGACGGAAAAGTGTTGATCCGGGTTGACTAAATCAATCAATCGATGCGGAATGCCCTGTCGTTCTTGAAGCGTGGGCTTATCCGTTCCTATGTCCATGCCTCGATAGACTTGGCGGGAATCTGCGGTCAGGATTTCCGTTTCTAGTTCTTTGGCGATTTCTATGGCTACCCGGCTTTTGCCGATTGCCGTGGGGCCCATGAGTACGATCACGGGTTCTACTGGACGTATGGAAGAGTCCGAAACCATGGTAGGTTGTAACACAGGTGAAGGCCGATTCTCATGCACGGCCGAAAATTTTATCCAGTTCCTGTGGAGAAAATCGTAGCGCGACTCGCCGGCCATGGGGGCAGGTCATCGGATTTCCTTCTTCAGCCCAATCGGTCAGTAATCGCGTGATTTCCGGTTCATTCATGGGGCGTCCAGCTTGGACGGCGCTTTGGCAGGCCATCGAGGCGAACACGGGGCGAACTTTGGCGTCGAGCGAATCGTGGGACTTCCATTCTGCGAGGTCATCCAGGACATCTTGGATCAGCGCGCTATACGGCATTGTTCCTAAAACCGATGGAACCGCGCGAATGACGAAGGAGCGTCCTCCGAACGGTTCGATTTCCAATCCAAGCTTGGCCAGTTCTGGGACATATTCAGCCAGAAGGTCGCATTGATGGGCGGGAAGATCGATGGGTTCAGGGATCAACAGCGGTTGAGTCTCGATCTTCTGTCGTTGCCAGGCTCTCCATAAACGTTCAAACAGCACTCGTTCATGTGCCGTGTGCTGATCAACGATTTGTAATTCTCCATTCACTTGGGCGATCAGGAAAGTTTGACGCACCTGTCCGAGTGAAACAATTTGTCGTTCATCGGACATGAGGGAATAGGTGGGACGAGTTTCTTGCGACGTCGCAAGTAAGGGATCTCTCCCGGCTTCTGTGGCGGTTTCAAGTGTATGGGGCATGAAAAGGGATGTGGACATGTTTTTGTCAAAAGGACGATCTGATTGACGATAAGAAGACTGCATAACCCCATGGGTTTCCGCCGATACGGCTGGCCCCGGGTGTCCCTCGGCTAGCGTTACGCCAATATTCTCTCTCGTTTGGGCTTTGAGTGGTTGTCGGATCGCGGCCTTGATGACGGAATGGACCACGTCCGCTTGGGAGAAACGAACTTCTCGCTTGGCCGGATGGACATTCACGTCGATCGCGGCAGGAGATATATTCAGGAAGAGTGCGAAGACCGGATGTTGCCCTTTGGGTAAAAACGAACCATAGGCTTCGTAGGCGGCATGGGTGATCGTCGTATTCTTCACTGCCCTTCGGTTGACGAAAATGTCTTGGGGGGTTCGGCTGGATCGAGTATGGTACGGACTGACCGTGAGGCCAGTGACATGAATGCCTGCCTGATCAAAGTCGAGTGGAAGCATTCGGTCAATCAAGCGGGTGCCGTAGACTTGCACGAGGCGATCTGCCGCCGTCTGTGTATTGGGATAATCAAAGACCGAGTGATCGTTATGGAGCAATCGAAAGTGGACTGCGTGATGTACTAGGGCAGCCTGTTGAACAGCTAAGCAAATTTTGGAGAATTCTGTTCCCACGGATTTTAGAAATTTTAACCGTGCGGGTGTATTAAAGAACAAATCCTGGACGTCGACTTGAGTGCCTTGTGGGGCGGGACTTTCTCGAGAGGACCATGTTTCTCCTCCTTCAGAATACAATTCTGTCCCCACTGTGAAATCAGATGACTGCGTGAGAAGACGAAACTTCGAAACAGACGCAATACTCGGAAGCGCCTCTCCTCGAAATCCCAGGGTTTGGATGTTCTGTAAATCGGATTCATCGCGAATCTTGCTGGTGGCGAACCGCTGGCATGCCAGTTGGGCATCATCGGGGCACATGCCTAGTCCGTTATCGGTAACCCGAATGAGTTTTCGTCCCCCTTCTTTGATCGTAATCGTCAGCATGGTGCTGCCAGCGTCCAGACTATTATCGATGAGTTCCTTGACGACTGCCGAAGGGCGTTCGACGACTTCTCCTGCGGCAATACGACTTGATACGGTTTCGGGCAGGATCTGAATTTTAGGAGAAGAGTTGGCGTTCACGATGATTGATGGTCTGTAGAAGGGCTGGCACGGGCTATGTTAGCGGGAAGGGGTGCTCATGGTTTTTACGACCCGGATCTGACCCAGATCACTAGAGTTTCTCCAGTTGCTCTTTGGCCAAGGAGGCTTCAGGCGAGTCTGGATGTTCGCCAATGATACGATTCCATAGTTCTTTGGCCTGCGATTTATCCCCGGTTTCTTTCATGACGAGGCCGAGTTTGAGCAGGGCGGTGGAGACATACTTACTTTCAGGGTAGTTGGTAAGAATGTGACGCAAGGCCTTGGTCGCGGCATCGTATTCTTTCCGGATGTAATGTGAGTCGCCGAGATAATAATAGGCTTGAGGTGTCAAAACTGCGGTGGGGTATTGTTTTAAGAATCGGCTGAACTCTACCGTCGCCCGTTCGTATTGACCATTCAAGTAGACTTTGTAAGCTGCACGAAATACTGAAGCTTGGTTGTTGGAGCCTGCCTTGCCTTGGCCATTGACATGATTTTTGGAAGAATCATCTTGGGGAGAATCCTGTTGATCTCTGGGTTCTGAGAGCACGACGGGTTTCGATGGGATTTTACGCTGCTGTTGAAGCAAATTGTCGATGCGAGACTCGAGGGCTTTGGCTCGGATCGAGAGATCTTGATCGCGGCGTTGGGCCGATGCTCGTGATTGCTCTATCTGTTCTCTAAGGCGCGCACTCGTTCGCTCAA
The genomic region above belongs to Nitrospirales bacterium and contains:
- a CDS encoding DUF4115 domain-containing protein, whose translation is MTDRPSDTTMPTLESIGPYLKKIRETQGLSLDQVASLTRIQPKFLQALEDEDFEALPEQVFARGFVRTYAKSLNISEEDALRRFSESSHEFYHRGQQAQQQIQLQIQEEQRGKLNRNVVIIVTIIIIVALGFLLPKEQQSSPTPAPADQASVPSNRQPKDPVSPVSQAARIEPESKASKNSSTQVKEEVSPVAEPPKPRVSAALPPPPPPPVPEQPKLVQPASTEPIRLEIEATQLTWVVVQSDDASPKEALLQPGQRATWEARQQFTLTLGNAAGATVRLNGEPRGPFGKPGEVVREVVLTP
- a CDS encoding HEAT repeat domain-containing protein, whose protein sequence is MSDETKDSQEEPQEIETSAESTEVSDEFVDEVADAVTAEDQTDPVEASAEEEGTEEEGEEELEEEKVKDEIDIQVDLLQDTDWVVRQEAVITLGEMGDERCIEPLVRCLRDGDWQVREAAVEALAMIGSPAVELLLRYLRDWDSRKYAIKTLGKINDERVLDPLMSMLKNDEFKDDATRALSELGQPAVERLISALDDKDEFVRKQSILALGEIKDPAAVEPLIEKLKDEDWWIRLTSAAALEKIGDPRGRDAIKPLLKDPDIVVQMRIERMLSAWKKQPVSAA
- a CDS encoding c-type cytochrome → MEKSLLEQGQKIYQRICVNCHGETGKGDGVSAGFLPVLPRDFTNCRFQRKRTDGELFYVIKFGSWPMPPMVPSISENEAWIVIPYIRTFCKN
- a CDS encoding PfkB family carbohydrate kinase, whose product is MGKLLVVGSMAFDTVRTPFGEANDVLGGSATYFSTSASFFTEVDLIAVVGEDFPEEHLAFLRSRGVNLDGLERRDGRTFRWKGEYTYQLNEAHTLETHLNVLETFRPKIPEQYRNPDMLFLGNIDPELQMDVLQKVTRPSVVACDTMNFWIDGKREALWQVLEKIDILIINDGEARALGEDPNLVQVAKRILAKGPKHLIIKRGEYGVLMFTGDQVFGAPAFPLEQVKDPTGAGDTFAGGFMGHLASTGDMTDEGLRRAIIFGSVMASFNVEAFSLDRLRDLDRKEIDDRFREFKRLTHFDDLS
- the mtnP gene encoding S-methyl-5'-thioadenosine phosphorylase: MPTKLQADIGIIGGSGLYQMEGLEQVQEVRPQTPFGRISDRIVLGNIAGKRLAFLARHGKGHTISPSQINYRANIYALKSLGVSQVFSVSAVGSMKETIKPGDFVLPDQFIDRTTQRSHTFFDQGLVAHVSLADPICSALSSTLQKASQEVGQIVHRGGTYLCIEGPQFSTKAESRLYRQWGVDIIGMTNIPEAKLAREAELCYATLALVTDFDCWHETEEAVSVGAILNIMKKNVKIAQAVLKASLRLAPENPQCSCQTALEHALVTPPEAITAAAKKRVHVFFSRQWGKPQTPKR
- the mutL gene encoding DNA mismatch repair endonuclease MutL, whose translation is MNANSSPKIQILPETVSSRIAAGEVVERPSAVVKELIDNSLDAGSTMLTITIKEGGRKLIRVTDNGLGMCPDDAQLACQRFATSKIRDESDLQNIQTLGFRGEALPSIASVSKFRLLTQSSDFTVGTELYSEGGETWSSRESPAPQGTQVDVQDLFFNTPARLKFLKSVGTEFSKICLAVQQAALVHHAVHFRLLHNDHSVFDYPNTQTAADRLVQVYGTRLIDRMLPLDFDQAGIHVTGLTVSPYHTRSSRTPQDIFVNRRAVKNTTITHAAYEAYGSFLPKGQHPVFALFLNISPAAIDVNVHPAKREVRFSQADVVHSVIKAAIRQPLKAQTRENIGVTLAEGHPGPAVSAETHGVMQSSYRQSDRPFDKNMSTSLFMPHTLETATEAGRDPLLATSQETRPTYSLMSDERQIVSLGQVRQTFLIAQVNGELQIVDQHTAHERVLFERLWRAWQRQKIETQPLLIPEPIDLPAHQCDLLAEYVPELAKLGLEIEPFGGRSFVIRAVPSVLGTMPYSALIQDVLDDLAEWKSHDSLDAKVRPVFASMACQSAVQAGRPMNEPEITRLLTDWAEEGNPMTCPHGRRVALRFSPQELDKIFGRA
- the miaA gene encoding tRNA (adenosine(37)-N6)-dimethylallyltransferase MiaA, whose protein sequence is MIVLMGPTAIGKSRVAIEIAKELETEILTADSRQVYRGMDIGTDKPTLQERQGIPHRLIDLVNPDQHFSVGDYRQHARHMIEGLHKHGKIPLVAGGTGLYIRTLLHGLWTGPPANWDLRKQLDLQAREKGAAYVHRQLSQVDPALARRLHPNDYVKVQRGLEVYHALGIPLSDAHQQHNFQEAPYHALVIGLRMEREHLYQRIDDRVEREIEKGLIDETQRLLAEGYHRHLSSMTSLGYKQMAGYLMGEYSYEEAVRILKRDTRHFAKRQITWFRKEPSVQWLNVAAHESATDVASRALEVIQGFLTHLHDNAPQNLEAVPSHTHS
- a CDS encoding ATP-dependent helicase; translated protein: MDSTAPGQKLYVLKRPAVERPSPTLSLNYAEELNPQQLAAVEAVEGPALVIAGAGSGKTRTLVYRVARLIDIGINPASILLLTFTRKSAQEMLDRVGHLIGGRSEQVAGGTFHSVANILLRRYGRAVGLDPGFTILDRGDSEDLINLLRGQLGLNEIGKRFPRKRTIADLYSKSANTLESVDTILLNDYSHFAEFLEELTKLHQAYEAAKQQRQLVDYDDLLVKLRTLLYTDDTARHNISQIFRYILVDEYQDTNRLQADVVRKLAATHDNVMVVGDDSQSIYAFRGATFRNIMEFPELFPDTTIYKLEENYRSTQPVLQLANGIIANAPEKYTKELFTKKTDGPLPVLVQAVGENAQSRFIAQKILELREEGIGLDEIAVLFRSSFNAFDLELELTRCNLPFIKRGGFKFIETAHVKDLLAYLRVMHNPLDSVSWNRILLLIEGVGPKKAKDLIASLLITTQPYEVLKSGTGRSAHGLRQLAALLENIAGHDTPRPTELISETLEYYLPILKDQYDDYPKRIRDLEHLSIMAERYQQLSDFLADLTLEPPNESIIDVDAPDRDDERLILSTIHSAKGLEWRCVFVIWLVDGRFPSAYSFLADDEVEEERRLLYVAVTRAKQELFLTYPINVYDKMTGSVLSKPSRFLDDIPPSFMETWNLIEEDQAYHWS
- a CDS encoding c-type cytochrome gives rise to the protein MECKYLLTLVLFNVKEVFMKLFLRATAFLTAAVFLSAGMAIAGAEKDPLKPRVPADQRGEAKKMKTDLYKKADKASPEIIAEGKKIFEGKGTCVNCHGKSGKGDGPAGAVLNPGPRDFTNCKFHKKRKDGEMFWIIKHGSPGTGMVSLNPSAINDEETWKVIAYERSFCKK